Proteins encoded by one window of Rutidosis leptorrhynchoides isolate AG116_Rl617_1_P2 chromosome 7, CSIRO_AGI_Rlap_v1, whole genome shotgun sequence:
- the LOC139858228 gene encoding uncharacterized protein isoform X3: MTIIPQLAQSFYREETLNQIIDPILKEYMDTNSMKKFSRIAYLLEDRQGRPSMDVVLQELEKALKLQENADEARVSLTKRKIKEKLDSYMAYTTRNDLYTNLSTKFLSTWAMSIHEIQSEETFLSEIGHRYVCLNLYPRIMTACLEVLENILN, encoded by the exons ATGACCATAATACCTCAACTGGCCCAGAGCTTCTATAGAGAGGAAACATTAAATCAGATAATTGATCCTATTTTGAAGGAATATATGGACACCAACTCCATGAAAAAGTTTTCACGAATTGCATATCTGCTAGAAGATCGACAAGGACGCCCATCGATGGATGTGGTATTACAAGAACTTGAGAAAGCATTAAAATTGCAG GAGAATGCGGATGAAGCCCGTGTATCGTTGACAAAACGAAAGATAAAGGAAAAGTTAGATTCTTATATGGCATACACTACTAGAAATGACCTTTACACGAATCTCTCAACGAAGTTCTTGTCAACATGGGCAATGAG CATTCACGAGATCCAATCAGAGGAGACTTTTCTCAGCGAAATTGGACACCGATACGTTTGCCTGAATCTTT ATCCAAGAATCATGACTGCTTGTTTAGAAGTACTTGAGAACATTCTTAATTAA
- the LOC139858228 gene encoding uncharacterized protein isoform X1 produces the protein MKLLGQYQMPISVVIVNRSSEWRSIYMTIIPQLAQSFYREETLNQIIDPILKEYMDTNSMKKFSRIAYLLEDRQGRPSMDVVLQELEKALKLQENADEARVSLTKRKIKEKLDSYMAYTTRNDLYTNLSTKFLSTWAMSIHEIQSEETFLSEIGHRYVCLNLYPRIMTACLEVLENILN, from the exons ATGAAGCTGCTTGGGCAATATCAAATGCCAATTTCAGTGGTAATAGTGAACAGATCAAGT GAATGGAGATCGATTTACATGACCATAATACCTCAACTGGCCCAGAGCTTCTATAGAGAGGAAACATTAAATCAGATAATTGATCCTATTTTGAAGGAATATATGGACACCAACTCCATGAAAAAGTTTTCACGAATTGCATATCTGCTAGAAGATCGACAAGGACGCCCATCGATGGATGTGGTATTACAAGAACTTGAGAAAGCATTAAAATTGCAG GAGAATGCGGATGAAGCCCGTGTATCGTTGACAAAACGAAAGATAAAGGAAAAGTTAGATTCTTATATGGCATACACTACTAGAAATGACCTTTACACGAATCTCTCAACGAAGTTCTTGTCAACATGGGCAATGAG CATTCACGAGATCCAATCAGAGGAGACTTTTCTCAGCGAAATTGGACACCGATACGTTTGCCTGAATCTTT ATCCAAGAATCATGACTGCTTGTTTAGAAGTACTTGAGAACATTCTTAATTAA
- the LOC139858228 gene encoding uncharacterized protein isoform X4, protein MKLLGQYQMPISVVIVNRSSEYMDTNSMKKFSRIAYLLEDRQGRPSMDVVLQELEKALKLQENADEARVSLTKRKIKEKLDSYMAYTTRNDLYTNLSTKFLSTWAMSIHEIQSEETFLSEIGHRYVCLNLYPRIMTACLEVLENILN, encoded by the exons ATGAAGCTGCTTGGGCAATATCAAATGCCAATTTCAGTGGTAATAGTGAACAGATCAAGT GAATATATGGACACCAACTCCATGAAAAAGTTTTCACGAATTGCATATCTGCTAGAAGATCGACAAGGACGCCCATCGATGGATGTGGTATTACAAGAACTTGAGAAAGCATTAAAATTGCAG GAGAATGCGGATGAAGCCCGTGTATCGTTGACAAAACGAAAGATAAAGGAAAAGTTAGATTCTTATATGGCATACACTACTAGAAATGACCTTTACACGAATCTCTCAACGAAGTTCTTGTCAACATGGGCAATGAG CATTCACGAGATCCAATCAGAGGAGACTTTTCTCAGCGAAATTGGACACCGATACGTTTGCCTGAATCTTT ATCCAAGAATCATGACTGCTTGTTTAGAAGTACTTGAGAACATTCTTAATTAA
- the LOC139858228 gene encoding uncharacterized protein isoform X2 produces the protein MKLLGQYQMPISVVIVNRSSEWRSIYMTIIPQLAQSFYREETLNQIIDPILKEYMDTNSMKKFSRIAYLLEDRQGRPSMDVVLQELEKALKLQENADEARVSLTKRKIKEKLDSYMAYTTRNDLYTNLSTKFLSTWAMSIHEIQSEETFLSEIGHRYVCLNLCTW, from the exons ATGAAGCTGCTTGGGCAATATCAAATGCCAATTTCAGTGGTAATAGTGAACAGATCAAGT GAATGGAGATCGATTTACATGACCATAATACCTCAACTGGCCCAGAGCTTCTATAGAGAGGAAACATTAAATCAGATAATTGATCCTATTTTGAAGGAATATATGGACACCAACTCCATGAAAAAGTTTTCACGAATTGCATATCTGCTAGAAGATCGACAAGGACGCCCATCGATGGATGTGGTATTACAAGAACTTGAGAAAGCATTAAAATTGCAG GAGAATGCGGATGAAGCCCGTGTATCGTTGACAAAACGAAAGATAAAGGAAAAGTTAGATTCTTATATGGCATACACTACTAGAAATGACCTTTACACGAATCTCTCAACGAAGTTCTTGTCAACATGGGCAATGAG CATTCACGAGATCCAATCAGAGGAGACTTTTCTCAGCGAAATTGGACACCGATACGTTTGCCTGAATCTTT GTACTTGGTGA